From a single Glycine soja cultivar W05 chromosome 19, ASM419377v2, whole genome shotgun sequence genomic region:
- the LOC114399467 gene encoding uncharacterized protein LOC114399467 isoform X4, which produces MASWKMGFASFQKQTMSFEVSCNRKRDRDRERGSILPYKVVEITPPPKSLGVRCLPPNLQCGENVTIEGQAYTISAVTHRYQLRKGKYEPSEKRLDVLSTGRYLELMKHWA; this is translated from the exons ATGGCGTCGTGGAAGATGGGTTTCGCTTCATTCCAGAAG CAGACGATGTCGTTTGAGGTTTCGTGCAATAGGAAGAGAGACAGAGACAGGGAACGAGGTAGCATCCTTCCCTACAAGGTGGTCGAGATTACTCCTCCACCTAAGTCTCTTGGCGTTCGTTGCTTACCCCCT AACTTGCAGTGTGGGGAGAATGTAACAATAGAAGGACAAGCTTATACTATTTCAGCTGTAACACATCGCTATCAGCTTCGGAAGGGGAAATACGAACCAAGCGAGAAGAGGCTTGACGTTTTGTCCACAGGAAGATACTTG gaattaatgaagcattgggcttga
- the LOC114399467 gene encoding uncharacterized protein LOC114399467 isoform X1: MASWKMGFASFQKQTMSFEVSCNRKRDRDRERGSILPYKVVEITPPPKSLGVRCLPPNLQCGENVTIEGQAYTISAVTHRYQLRKGKYEPSEKRLDVLSTGRYLYVPSLKPARGATASSHVQPC; this comes from the exons ATGGCGTCGTGGAAGATGGGTTTCGCTTCATTCCAGAAG CAGACGATGTCGTTTGAGGTTTCGTGCAATAGGAAGAGAGACAGAGACAGGGAACGAGGTAGCATCCTTCCCTACAAGGTGGTCGAGATTACTCCTCCACCTAAGTCTCTTGGCGTTCGTTGCTTACCCCCT AACTTGCAGTGTGGGGAGAATGTAACAATAGAAGGACAAGCTTATACTATTTCAGCTGTAACACATCGCTATCAGCTTCGGAAGGGGAAATACGAACCAAGCGAGAAGAGGCTTGACGTTTTGTCCACAGGAAGATACTTG TACGTTCCCAGCCTAAAACCTGCACGTGGGGCCACTGCAAGTTCGCACGTGCAACCCTGTTAA
- the LOC114399467 gene encoding uncharacterized protein LOC114399467 isoform X3 yields MASWKMGFASFQKQTMSFEVSCNRKRDRDRERGSILPYKVVEITPPPKSLGVRCLPPNLQCGENVTIEGQAYTISAVTHRYQLRKGKYEPSEKRLDVLSTGRYLVNLYLENLLEQS; encoded by the exons ATGGCGTCGTGGAAGATGGGTTTCGCTTCATTCCAGAAG CAGACGATGTCGTTTGAGGTTTCGTGCAATAGGAAGAGAGACAGAGACAGGGAACGAGGTAGCATCCTTCCCTACAAGGTGGTCGAGATTACTCCTCCACCTAAGTCTCTTGGCGTTCGTTGCTTACCCCCT AACTTGCAGTGTGGGGAGAATGTAACAATAGAAGGACAAGCTTATACTATTTCAGCTGTAACACATCGCTATCAGCTTCGGAAGGGGAAATACGAACCAAGCGAGAAGAGGCTTGACGTTTTGTCCACAGGAAGATACTTGGTAAATTTGtatttagaaaatttattagaaCAATCTTGA
- the LOC114399467 gene encoding uncharacterized protein LOC114399467 isoform X2, whose product MASWKMGFASFQKTMSFEVSCNRKRDRDRERGSILPYKVVEITPPPKSLGVRCLPPNLQCGENVTIEGQAYTISAVTHRYQLRKGKYEPSEKRLDVLSTGRYLYVPSLKPARGATASSHVQPC is encoded by the exons ATGGCGTCGTGGAAGATGGGTTTCGCTTCATTCCAGAAG ACGATGTCGTTTGAGGTTTCGTGCAATAGGAAGAGAGACAGAGACAGGGAACGAGGTAGCATCCTTCCCTACAAGGTGGTCGAGATTACTCCTCCACCTAAGTCTCTTGGCGTTCGTTGCTTACCCCCT AACTTGCAGTGTGGGGAGAATGTAACAATAGAAGGACAAGCTTATACTATTTCAGCTGTAACACATCGCTATCAGCTTCGGAAGGGGAAATACGAACCAAGCGAGAAGAGGCTTGACGTTTTGTCCACAGGAAGATACTTG TACGTTCCCAGCCTAAAACCTGCACGTGGGGCCACTGCAAGTTCGCACGTGCAACCCTGTTAA